A window from Halomicrobium urmianum encodes these proteins:
- a CDS encoding pirin family protein codes for MASDETSGAPGGPIAGEPVQHGTGVTSNRAFPTNSYPSSLDPFVLFERFYIEPGEGFPTHPHRGFEIVSYMLEGGMDHEDSLGVTNTAREGEVMRITAGAGIRHSEFPAGDEGCNGLQLWLNLPRDRKEVDPDYEDAAAAELPTEERDGATVTTVVGEGSPIALHTPTEYLDVAVDGAWTWSLPDGWSGFLYGVSGEGTADGAAFSEGDVLPVTDARSVEVRSDGDLRAVAVAGRPHGEPVRQRGPFVL; via the coding sequence ATGGCATCCGACGAGACGAGCGGGGCTCCCGGGGGGCCGATAGCCGGCGAGCCCGTCCAGCACGGGACCGGCGTGACCTCGAATCGGGCGTTCCCGACGAACAGCTACCCGTCGAGCCTCGACCCGTTCGTCCTGTTCGAGCGGTTCTACATCGAGCCCGGCGAGGGGTTCCCGACCCATCCCCACCGCGGGTTCGAGATCGTCTCGTACATGCTCGAAGGCGGGATGGACCACGAGGACTCCCTCGGGGTGACCAACACCGCCCGCGAGGGCGAAGTCATGCGGATCACCGCGGGTGCCGGGATCCGACACTCGGAGTTCCCCGCCGGCGACGAGGGCTGTAACGGACTCCAGCTGTGGCTCAATCTCCCGCGGGACCGCAAGGAGGTCGATCCGGACTACGAGGACGCGGCGGCCGCAGAGCTCCCGACCGAAGAGCGCGACGGCGCGACCGTGACGACCGTCGTCGGCGAGGGGTCGCCGATCGCCCTCCACACGCCGACGGAGTACCTCGACGTCGCCGTCGACGGCGCGTGGACCTGGTCGCTCCCCGACGGCTGGTCCGGGTTCCTCTACGGCGTGTCGGGCGAGGGGACGGCCGACGGCGCGGCCTTCTCCGAGGGAGACGTCCTCCCGGTCACGGACGCCCGGTCCGTCGAGGTCCGGAGCGACGGCGACCTCCGCGCCGTCGCCGTCGCCGGCCGTCCCCACGGTGAGCCTGTCCGCCAGCGCGGGCCGTTCGTGCTCTGA
- a CDS encoding SDR family oxidoreductase — MKDTFTGGTEDGRQEVIDREPIGRMDEPGEIAEAVLWLRSDAASFVLGHPMVVDGGQTV, encoded by the coding sequence ATGAAGGACACCTTCACCGGTGGTACCGAGGACGGCCGCCAGGAGGTGATCGACCGGGAGCCGATCGGCCGGATGGACGAGCCCGGGGAGATCGCCGAGGCCGTCCTGTGGCTGCGTTCGGACGCCGCCTCCTTCGTGCTCGGGCACCCCATGGTCGTCGACGGCGGCCAGACGGTGTGA
- a CDS encoding proton-conducting transporter transmembrane domain-containing protein, which yields MTDNTRPNDAVPLSEATTSSSPFVPRASTWLVWGLFLLAAGLLAVTTAGGYELTVPGPFAVDGLTVLMWTVVTFFSGIVHSYSRRYMAGDERVEGFFARVLGFTLAVMTMAAADHLALFVAAWLAMGLLMASLIGHDREWHQARAAAGLARRYFVASSALLAVAAAILAWATGTATITGVLGSVDGIPTAAALTAAGCLVLAAMIQSALLPFHRWLLSSMTAPTTASALMHAGFVNAGGVLLTRFAPLFADRVAVMSAVVAVGAVSALAGQAMLLVQTDVKRKLGTSTVAQMGFMILQAGLGFFAAAITHLVLHGFYKAYLFLSSGAAVEQTAPKGSYGDGGGLATLAVAGLTAIGGGALFAALTGKGIAFDGGVALTFDSGVVLTLVVVVTTLHAARDVLRRTKLSPIVRLAATPLLVLTAIGVYGLLFEAISTVMADVPMYSSPTELTAVHGAVAALFVAGYAVTDLGWHRSSRRLYVTLLNLSQPDSDTVLTRKEDYNDA from the coding sequence ATGACCGACAACACACGTCCGAACGACGCCGTACCGCTCTCGGAAGCGACGACATCGTCGAGCCCGTTCGTCCCGCGAGCGTCGACGTGGCTGGTCTGGGGCCTGTTCCTGCTGGCCGCGGGGCTGCTCGCCGTGACGACGGCGGGCGGATACGAGCTGACGGTCCCCGGACCGTTCGCCGTCGACGGGCTGACGGTGCTCATGTGGACCGTTGTAACCTTCTTCAGCGGCATCGTCCACAGCTACTCCCGCCGCTACATGGCCGGCGACGAGCGCGTCGAGGGATTCTTCGCCCGCGTGCTCGGGTTCACGCTCGCGGTGATGACGATGGCCGCGGCCGACCACCTCGCGCTGTTCGTGGCCGCGTGGCTGGCGATGGGCCTGCTGATGGCGTCGCTCATCGGCCACGACCGCGAGTGGCACCAGGCCAGGGCCGCCGCGGGGCTCGCGCGCCGGTACTTCGTCGCCTCCAGCGCGCTCCTCGCCGTCGCGGCGGCGATCCTGGCGTGGGCGACGGGCACCGCGACGATCACCGGAGTTCTCGGTAGCGTCGACGGGATTCCGACCGCGGCCGCGCTCACGGCCGCCGGCTGTCTGGTCCTCGCGGCGATGATCCAGTCGGCGCTCCTGCCCTTCCACCGCTGGCTGCTGTCCTCGATGACCGCGCCCACGACGGCGTCCGCGCTGATGCACGCCGGGTTCGTCAACGCGGGCGGCGTCCTCCTGACCCGGTTCGCGCCGCTGTTCGCCGACCGGGTCGCCGTCATGTCTGCCGTCGTCGCCGTCGGCGCGGTCAGCGCGCTCGCCGGCCAGGCGATGCTGCTCGTCCAGACGGACGTCAAGCGCAAGCTCGGGACCTCCACCGTCGCCCAGATGGGCTTCATGATCCTGCAGGCCGGGCTGGGCTTCTTCGCCGCCGCGATCACGCACCTCGTCCTCCACGGGTTCTACAAGGCGTACCTGTTCCTCTCTTCGGGCGCGGCCGTCGAGCAGACCGCACCGAAGGGGAGCTACGGCGACGGAGGCGGCCTCGCGACGCTGGCCGTCGCGGGCCTGACCGCGATCGGCGGCGGCGCGCTGTTCGCCGCCCTCACTGGGAAGGGGATCGCGTTCGACGGCGGCGTCGCCCTGACGTTCGACAGCGGCGTGGTCCTGACGCTCGTCGTCGTCGTGACGACGCTGCACGCGGCGCGGGACGTCCTTCGCCGGACGAAGCTGTCGCCGATCGTCAGGCTCGCCGCGACGCCGCTGCTCGTCCTGACCGCCATCGGCGTCTACGGCCTGCTGTTCGAGGCGATCTCGACGGTGATGGCCGACGTCCCGATGTACTCGTCACCGACCGAACTGACCGCCGTCCACGGCGCCGTCGCCGCCCTGTTCGTCGCCGGCTACGCGGTGACGGACCTCGGCTGGCACCGGTCCAGCCGGCGGCTCTACGTGACGCTTCTGAACCTCTCGCAGCCGGATTCGGACACCGTTCTCACCCGCAAGGAGGACTACAATGACGCGTAA
- a CDS encoding DUF2309 domain-containing protein, producing the protein MTRNAHLDDRIDRAAETVGTVWPLHSFVTANPLAGLEDRPFHRAAAEAEQLFGGRGYPHPSVFRRAWENGQIDPEVLREELDARGVDGEPEALLDEMAADEAEADDAGSDSPADELDRVLSKWLAAFLDQGQAEWAMPDREAGFYAAWRAVAPHDGDVPGCERASELPDTATAALEAAVDGIPEDRWGDVFEHHLAALPGWTGLVKQREDADADPWQGEFPISLREYLAVRLTLADKLGAPIDPGETPGESDDADADEVPLEEVWLSAWEKSYRDRLVDGLDDDVEASSAGTDGSRPAAQLVFCIDTRSEIVRRHIEDAGPYDTHGYAGFFGVPMRYEGYESDVAVDACPPIVDPEHRVADRPAEDCRDDASAYDGWRHLVSAGRKHLKSLKTDVAAAFTFVEGAGSAYGAAMAGRTLLPAAVHDLADAVDERTPDSHEFCSPTVEREGEAHANGGLPRGMTLDEKAGYAEAAFDLMGWESFARLVVFTGHASETTNNPFESSLDCGACAGNPGGPSARVLAEICNDPAVRSELRDRGHEIPADTVFLAAEHNTTTDEIALFDGDVPESHAEDVERLREDLAEARAAAAAERTESMRTGRDDGVRETERRAADWAETRPEWGLAGNASFVIGPRELTEDRDLDGRAFLHSYDWSTDPDGDALEAIVTGPLVVTQWINNQYYFATVDNAVYGSGSKVTQNPVGNVGVYQGNGGDVMTGLPLQSLKVDDDQPYHQPLRLTAVVHAPVDRVTEILGRHEEVAQLFDNGWMRLTVVDPERGNEPVHYQGDLEWDAAPQKVAALAD; encoded by the coding sequence ATGACGCGTAACGCCCACCTCGACGACCGCATCGATCGCGCAGCCGAGACGGTCGGCACGGTCTGGCCGCTGCACTCCTTCGTCACGGCCAACCCGCTTGCCGGACTCGAGGACCGGCCGTTCCACCGTGCCGCCGCGGAGGCCGAGCAGTTGTTCGGCGGCCGGGGCTATCCGCACCCATCGGTCTTCCGCCGGGCCTGGGAGAACGGCCAGATCGACCCCGAGGTGCTGCGCGAGGAACTCGACGCCCGCGGCGTCGACGGCGAGCCCGAGGCCCTCCTGGACGAGATGGCCGCGGACGAGGCCGAGGCCGACGACGCCGGCTCCGACTCGCCGGCCGACGAGCTCGACCGCGTACTCTCGAAGTGGCTGGCCGCCTTCCTCGATCAGGGCCAGGCCGAGTGGGCGATGCCCGACCGCGAGGCGGGGTTCTACGCCGCCTGGCGCGCTGTCGCGCCGCACGACGGCGACGTCCCGGGCTGCGAGCGGGCGTCCGAGCTCCCCGATACCGCGACGGCGGCGCTGGAGGCGGCCGTCGACGGGATCCCCGAGGACCGCTGGGGGGACGTCTTCGAGCACCACCTCGCCGCGCTGCCCGGCTGGACCGGCCTCGTCAAGCAACGGGAGGACGCGGACGCCGACCCGTGGCAGGGCGAGTTCCCGATCTCGCTGCGCGAGTACCTGGCGGTGCGGCTGACGCTGGCCGACAAGCTCGGTGCGCCGATCGACCCCGGGGAGACCCCCGGCGAGAGCGACGACGCTGACGCCGACGAGGTGCCCCTCGAAGAGGTCTGGCTGAGCGCGTGGGAGAAGAGCTACCGCGACCGGCTCGTCGACGGCCTCGACGACGACGTCGAGGCGTCCTCGGCGGGCACGGACGGGTCGCGCCCGGCCGCCCAGCTCGTGTTCTGCATCGACACGCGCTCGGAGATCGTCCGCCGGCACATCGAAGACGCGGGGCCCTACGACACGCACGGCTACGCCGGCTTCTTCGGCGTCCCGATGCGCTACGAGGGCTACGAGTCGGACGTGGCCGTCGACGCCTGCCCGCCCATCGTCGACCCGGAGCATCGGGTCGCCGACCGGCCGGCCGAGGACTGCCGGGACGACGCGTCGGCGTACGACGGCTGGCGCCACCTGGTCTCCGCGGGGCGCAAGCACCTCAAGTCGCTCAAGACCGACGTGGCCGCGGCCTTCACCTTCGTCGAGGGCGCCGGGAGCGCCTACGGCGCCGCGATGGCCGGCCGGACGCTGCTGCCCGCCGCCGTCCACGACCTCGCCGACGCCGTCGACGAGCGGACGCCCGATTCCCACGAGTTCTGCTCGCCGACGGTCGAGCGCGAGGGCGAGGCGCACGCCAACGGCGGCCTCCCGCGGGGGATGACCCTCGACGAGAAGGCGGGCTACGCCGAGGCCGCCTTCGACCTCATGGGCTGGGAGTCGTTCGCCCGCCTGGTCGTCTTCACGGGCCACGCGAGCGAGACGACGAACAACCCGTTCGAGTCGAGCCTCGACTGCGGCGCCTGCGCCGGCAACCCCGGCGGGCCCAGCGCCCGCGTGCTCGCCGAGATCTGCAACGACCCCGCGGTCCGGTCGGAACTCCGTGACCGCGGGCACGAGATTCCGGCGGACACCGTCTTCCTCGCCGCCGAACACAACACGACGACCGACGAGATCGCGCTGTTCGACGGCGACGTGCCCGAGAGCCACGCCGAGGACGTCGAGCGCCTCCGCGAGGACCTGGCCGAGGCCCGCGCCGCCGCGGCGGCCGAGCGCACCGAGTCGATGCGGACCGGCCGCGACGACGGCGTCCGCGAGACGGAGCGCCGGGCCGCCGACTGGGCCGAGACCCGCCCCGAGTGGGGGCTGGCCGGCAACGCCTCGTTCGTCATCGGCCCGCGCGAACTGACCGAGGACCGCGACCTCGACGGCCGCGCGTTCCTGCACTCCTACGACTGGAGCACGGACCCCGACGGCGACGCGCTGGAGGCCATCGTGACGGGGCCGCTCGTCGTCACGCAGTGGATCAACAACCAGTACTACTTCGCCACCGTCGACAACGCCGTCTACGGCAGCGGCTCGAAGGTCACCCAGAACCCCGTCGGCAACGTCGGCGTCTACCAGGGCAACGGCGGCGACGTCATGACCGGGCTGCCCCTCCAGTCGCTCAAGGTCGACGACGACCAGCCCTACCACCAGCCGCTCCGCCTGACCGCGGTCGTCCACGCGCCGGTCGATCGGGTCACCGAGATCCTCGGCCGCCACGAGGAGGTCGCTCAACTGTTCGACAACGGCTGGATGCGCCTGACCGTCGTCGACCCCGAGCGGGGCAACGAGCCAGTCCACTACCAGGGCGACCTGGAGTGGGACGCCGCGCCGCAGAAGGTGGCCGCGCTCGCGGACTGA
- a CDS encoding DNA-binding protein: MSSDPTAVTTAIEQAEDAFEYAGFGQPDFEAGIDQGEEWKVQLTKGCRYLEAVRTLRSQDGFNGAVVELSFGAIERTLEGYLLWATNDSLEDFMDHTTVYDRIVQVGLLETDTADSLRSLYRSNRTEHYYGGQVPTAQKEDAMAALAEAIHDFTVDQIREDGVCLC; this comes from the coding sequence ATGAGTAGCGACCCGACAGCAGTCACGACGGCGATCGAACAGGCGGAGGACGCCTTCGAGTATGCCGGATTCGGTCAGCCCGACTTCGAAGCGGGTATCGACCAGGGCGAGGAGTGGAAGGTGCAACTTACGAAGGGCTGTCGATACCTGGAAGCGGTCAGGACGCTCCGGAGCCAGGACGGATTCAACGGCGCCGTCGTCGAACTCTCCTTCGGAGCCATCGAGCGGACGCTCGAGGGATACCTGCTCTGGGCGACGAACGACTCGCTCGAGGACTTCATGGACCACACGACGGTCTACGATCGGATCGTCCAGGTCGGGCTACTCGAGACAGATACCGCGGACTCACTGCGATCGCTGTATCGGTCTAACCGAACGGAACACTACTACGGCGGCCAGGTGCCGACTGCGCAGAAAGAGGACGCGATGGCGGCGCTCGCGGAAGCCATCCACGACTTCACGGTCGACCAGATTCGTGAAGACGGCGTCTGTCTTTGTTGA
- a CDS encoding Lrp/AsnC family transcriptional regulator, which translates to MDYELDDVDREILHALQEDARNLSSGEIAERTEASSSTVRKRIQRLESEEVIKGYSADIDYQESGYPLRMLLFCTAPIPERGALLGDILEISGVVSVQELVTGDENLLVTVVGEHDEDITSVAQELLDMGVTVADEVLVRSHETTPFGGFSSDEE; encoded by the coding sequence ATGGACTACGAACTCGACGACGTCGACAGGGAGATTCTCCACGCGCTCCAGGAGGACGCTCGCAACCTCTCGTCGGGCGAGATAGCGGAGCGGACCGAAGCCTCGTCGAGTACGGTGCGCAAGCGGATCCAGCGGCTGGAGTCGGAGGAGGTTATCAAGGGCTACAGCGCCGACATCGACTACCAGGAGTCGGGCTACCCGCTCCGGATGCTCCTGTTCTGCACCGCGCCGATCCCGGAGCGGGGCGCTCTCCTCGGGGACATCCTCGAGATATCGGGCGTCGTCTCGGTCCAGGAACTGGTGACCGGCGACGAGAACCTCCTGGTGACCGTCGTCGGCGAGCACGACGAGGACATCACGTCGGTCGCGCAGGAACTGCTGGACATGGGCGTCACCGTCGCCGACGAGGTCCTCGTCCGGAGCCACGAGACCACGCCGTTCGGCGGATTTTCTTCGGACGAGGAGTGA
- a CDS encoding pyridoxal-phosphate dependent enzyme, whose protein sequence is MPATLRCSVCESEYEDRWRCTCGSPLDYANPSRPDGPPPALTVSDVGDGLWAFDDFLPMDAHATLGEGFTPLVDAPDWDAAFKLEYVSPTGSFKDRGAATTVSRAVECGAETVVDDSSGNAGAALATYAARAGVDAEVYVPASVKDAKLRAIRRAGATPVRVEGSRQDVTDACVAAVEDGDAWYASHAWNPAFFAGTATFAYEVAAQRGWQAPDAVVVPLGHGTLFLGAYRGFRALREAGWTDSMPRLLGVQAASQSPIADELHGGRTGENDVADGIQIANPARRDQILDAVAATDGDAIAVDAAATEAELESLHRRGLYVEPTSAVAPAALRAYRDSGLVDDDDDVVVALSGSGLKT, encoded by the coding sequence ATGCCAGCGACGCTCCGCTGTTCGGTCTGCGAATCTGAGTACGAGGACCGGTGGCGCTGTACCTGCGGCAGCCCGCTCGACTACGCGAACCCGTCGCGCCCGGACGGCCCGCCGCCCGCGCTCACTGTCAGCGACGTGGGCGACGGCCTGTGGGCGTTCGACGACTTCCTCCCGATGGACGCGCACGCGACGCTCGGCGAGGGGTTCACGCCCCTCGTCGACGCGCCCGACTGGGACGCCGCGTTCAAACTCGAGTACGTCTCTCCGACGGGGAGCTTCAAGGACCGCGGCGCGGCGACGACCGTCTCACGGGCCGTCGAGTGCGGCGCCGAGACGGTCGTCGACGACTCGTCGGGGAACGCCGGAGCGGCCCTGGCCACCTACGCGGCGCGGGCCGGCGTCGACGCGGAGGTGTACGTCCCCGCGTCGGTGAAAGACGCCAAGCTCCGGGCGATCCGACGTGCGGGCGCGACGCCCGTGCGCGTGGAGGGGTCCCGGCAGGACGTGACCGACGCCTGCGTCGCCGCCGTCGAGGACGGCGACGCGTGGTACGCCTCCCACGCGTGGAACCCCGCCTTCTTCGCCGGGACCGCCACGTTCGCCTACGAGGTCGCCGCGCAGCGAGGCTGGCAGGCACCCGACGCCGTCGTCGTCCCGCTGGGCCACGGGACGCTGTTCCTGGGCGCGTATCGCGGCTTCCGCGCGCTCCGCGAGGCCGGCTGGACGGACTCGATGCCCCGGCTGCTCGGCGTGCAAGCGGCGAGTCAGTCGCCGATCGCCGACGAGTTACACGGGGGCCGGACGGGCGAGAACGACGTCGCCGACGGCATCCAGATCGCGAACCCGGCCCGGAGGGACCAGATCCTCGACGCCGTCGCGGCGACCGACGGGGACGCCATCGCCGTCGACGCCGCGGCGACGGAGGCCGAACTCGAATCGCTGCACCGGCGCGGCCTCTACGTGGAACCGACGTCGGCGGTCGCTCCCGCGGCGCTGCGCGCGTACCGGGACAGCGGCCTCGTCGACGACGATGACGACGTCGTGGTGGCGCTCTCGGGGAGCGGGCTCAAGACGTAG
- a CDS encoding nucleotidyltransferase domain-containing protein, producing MPQNVRSNTSSGISIQVPVPANEPGLYGSDATDDILSFLSRHRYESFTPRELEEWIDHSEMTIRRAVDVLAENDLVEYKPEGNRKPVQINRTRLAVPDDPLLRVPQEEYHEPVKAAVDRLQSDLDEVLGIVLYGSVARGEADRRSDIDLWVAVDESRAAAQRAVNRIADELEERRFGGERYAFHIAVESVDSIPAFTDDIREIVVSGITVYETEAFQTLQNILTHQQTDE from the coding sequence ATGCCCCAGAATGTGCGGTCGAATACGTCCTCGGGAATATCGATACAGGTCCCTGTTCCGGCTAACGAACCCGGTCTGTACGGATCCGACGCCACTGACGACATCCTGTCGTTTTTATCTCGGCATCGATACGAGTCCTTCACGCCGAGAGAGCTCGAAGAGTGGATCGACCACTCGGAGATGACGATCAGGAGAGCAGTAGACGTGCTCGCAGAGAACGACCTCGTGGAGTACAAGCCCGAAGGGAACAGGAAACCGGTTCAGATCAACCGTACCAGGCTTGCAGTCCCGGACGATCCACTACTTCGAGTTCCGCAGGAAGAGTACCACGAACCGGTGAAGGCTGCGGTCGATCGACTGCAATCCGATCTCGACGAGGTGCTCGGAATCGTTCTCTACGGAAGCGTCGCTCGCGGGGAGGCCGACCGTCGCAGTGACATCGACCTGTGGGTAGCCGTCGACGAGAGCAGGGCTGCCGCGCAACGGGCAGTGAACCGGATCGCGGACGAACTCGAAGAGCGACGATTCGGCGGGGAGCGATACGCGTTTCACATCGCCGTCGAGTCAGTCGACTCGATCCCCGCCTTCACGGACGACATTCGAGAGATCGTCGTGTCCGGGATTACCGTCTATGAGACTGAAGCGTTCCAGACGCTGCAGAATATTCTGACGCACCAGCAGACGGATGAGTAG